From the genome of Danio rerio strain Tuebingen ecotype United States chromosome 2, GRCz12tu, whole genome shotgun sequence, one region includes:
- the retreg1 gene encoding reticulophagy regulator 1 isoform X3: MDQRWEIIDSVQEGKSASGSPFTDFWTSLKLFIEETSSFKQQNPGKFCLLVCSMCSFLAILGRYVPGVVISYILVLGIFLWPLVSSHEFGMWLEPVLQKLDFGVAEFFQKIKENHEKRILQSQTERECIEADLSALFPKMDSTVCKELSLSDTEVSEVTWTDNGTFNLSEGHTPQTENSDDSDRRSDEEVFTGGLPEFPSLDNGLATNGEDDEDLSIGLPTPPAHPSRVGSTQSEDEPAVQALEAVQRLAGDMITAAVSTAMQERLEAAVAPALLQALAEESDSEAEDFELLDQSELEQLEGELGLDKANRAELSKPSKPSSGFLSKLLGRH, encoded by the exons AAGTCTGCATCAGGATCTCCATTCACAGACTTCTGGACGAGTCTCAAGTTGTTCATTGAGGAGACATCCTCTTTTAAACAGCAGAATCCAGGCAAG TTTTGTCTGCTGGTTTGCAGTATGTGCTCTTTTCTAGCAATACTTGGACGTTACGTACCAGGGGTTGTTATTTCATACATTTTAG TGCTGGGTATTTTTCTCTGGCCTTTGGTGTCGTCACATGAGTTCGGGATGTGGTTGGAACCAGTTCTGCAGAAACTGGACTTTGGAGTGGCCGAGTTTTTTCAGAAAATAAAGGAGAATCACG AGAAAAGGATACTCCAGTCACAAACCGAGAGAGAGTGCATCGAAGCAGATCTGTCTGCACTTTTCCCCAAG ATGGACTCCACTGTGTGCAAAGAGCTGTCCTTATCAGACACAGAGGTCTCTGAAGTCACGTGGACAGACAACGGCACTTTCAACCTTTCAGAGGGACACACACCTCAAACAGAGAACTCTGAcg ACTCAGACAGGCGAAGCGACGAGGAGGTCTTCACAGGTGGACTGCCGGAGTTCCCCTCTCTGGACAATGGCTTGGCGACAAACGGAGAGGATGATGAAGACCTGAGCATTGGGCTGCCGACTCCTCCAGCTCATCCCAGCAGAGTGGGCTCCACGCAGTCAGAAGACGAACCCGCAGTCCAGGCCCTGGAGGCTGTGCAGAGGCTGGCCGGAGACATGATCACAGCCGCGGTCTCCACAGCCATGCAGGAGCGTCTGGAGGCGGCAGTGGCACCTGCGCTGCTCCAGGCTCTGGCCGAGGAGTCAGACAGCGAGGCGGAGGACTTTGAGTTGTTGGACCAATCGGAGCTGGAGCAGCTGGAGGGCGAGCTGGGGCTGGACAAGGCCAACCGCGCAGAGCTGTCTAAACCAAGCAAACCTTCCTCAGGCTTTCTGTCCAAACTCCTGGGCCGCCACTGA
- the retreg1 gene encoding reticulophagy regulator 1 isoform X2: MLKPRVFEMTAEDHGSAVSWEIIDSVQEGKSASGSPFTDFWTSLKLFIEETSSFKQQNPGKFCLLVCSMCSFLAILGRYVPGVVISYILVLGIFLWPLVSSHEFGMWLEPVLQKLDFGVAEFFQKIKENHEKRILQSQTERECIEADLSALFPKMDSTVCKELSLSDTEVSEVTWTDNGTFNLSEGHTPQTENSDDSDRRSDEEVFTGGLPEFPSLDNGLATNGEDDEDLSIGLPTPPAHPSRVGSTQSEDEPAVQALEAVQRLAGDMITAAVSTAMQERLEAAVAPALLQALAEESDSEAEDFELLDQSELEQLEGELGLDKANRAELSKPSKPSSGFLSKLLGRH; the protein is encoded by the exons AAGTCTGCATCAGGATCTCCATTCACAGACTTCTGGACGAGTCTCAAGTTGTTCATTGAGGAGACATCCTCTTTTAAACAGCAGAATCCAGGCAAG TTTTGTCTGCTGGTTTGCAGTATGTGCTCTTTTCTAGCAATACTTGGACGTTACGTACCAGGGGTTGTTATTTCATACATTTTAG TGCTGGGTATTTTTCTCTGGCCTTTGGTGTCGTCACATGAGTTCGGGATGTGGTTGGAACCAGTTCTGCAGAAACTGGACTTTGGAGTGGCCGAGTTTTTTCAGAAAATAAAGGAGAATCACG AGAAAAGGATACTCCAGTCACAAACCGAGAGAGAGTGCATCGAAGCAGATCTGTCTGCACTTTTCCCCAAG ATGGACTCCACTGTGTGCAAAGAGCTGTCCTTATCAGACACAGAGGTCTCTGAAGTCACGTGGACAGACAACGGCACTTTCAACCTTTCAGAGGGACACACACCTCAAACAGAGAACTCTGAcg ACTCAGACAGGCGAAGCGACGAGGAGGTCTTCACAGGTGGACTGCCGGAGTTCCCCTCTCTGGACAATGGCTTGGCGACAAACGGAGAGGATGATGAAGACCTGAGCATTGGGCTGCCGACTCCTCCAGCTCATCCCAGCAGAGTGGGCTCCACGCAGTCAGAAGACGAACCCGCAGTCCAGGCCCTGGAGGCTGTGCAGAGGCTGGCCGGAGACATGATCACAGCCGCGGTCTCCACAGCCATGCAGGAGCGTCTGGAGGCGGCAGTGGCACCTGCGCTGCTCCAGGCTCTGGCCGAGGAGTCAGACAGCGAGGCGGAGGACTTTGAGTTGTTGGACCAATCGGAGCTGGAGCAGCTGGAGGGCGAGCTGGGGCTGGACAAGGCCAACCGCGCAGAGCTGTCTAAACCAAGCAAACCTTCCTCAGGCTTTCTGTCCAAACTCCTGGGCCGCCACTGA